TCCTTATTTTTTTAAAATAAATTTTACTAGTAATTAAATGTTTCTATTCCTAACAACAAATTTCTTTCTATAAATATAATACTCTAAATTGGTAACTTATCAAGTTGATATTCATACTGTATAATTTAAATTCTAAATCATCCTATTCTAATTGAACTATTAATCAAGAGTTCAATTTAACTATTTATAACTTCGTTTACAAAAAAAGCTTTAAATAAATGTAATATCAATGTCGACCAGGAATGCATCGTGTCAATATATAGTAAGATTTTCTTCAAGATATTCATCATCAATTTCAGTGGTTTTATTTTCAAGCGTAACTATGATGAAATCATTATTTTTATCGATTACATGTGTTATATCTACGTGTGTATCTAATCCGTAATAAATTTTTTGATCTATTTTTGGATCATAGGTTTTGTCTAAAATATTAATAATAAAGCTGCCCTTTCTTTGAAACTCATTAAAATTGCACTTAAAATTAGGTTCGTCAGCACCACCATAACTTAGTTTTGAATTGTAATATAACTTAGCAGTACTGCCAATTTTATAAGCTATTCCTCCTGCCAATTGTGAAATAGTGGCAATATTTGATCCTATCTTCAAACCAATTCTCAAATAATTAATATCGGGATTTAATTCCTTTATTCTGTCTAAAACTAACTCTCTTTTTGGAATTGGGATAAATCCTAAATTCCTTTCTTGAATAACACTGTTCAAATCAACTCTAGATTTCCCACATGAGACAACCATTGAACTTGTGGTTGCTGCTACTAAACCCGAGAGCATTGTTAAAATAATTTTTTTCATATTAAAGTTCCTTTCACTATTTACATTTCCTCAATATCATCAGCATTAAATCCCATATTTTCTAATTGGGTTCAATTGTATTTTTGACCTTTATATTTAAACAAGAGTTTTAATTCCCCCTTAACTACATTTGGGGTTGGATAAAAAGCGTTTCAAAAACCCATTGAAAAAAGTCTTCAAATATCCGCTTTATTTATAATTCGAGATTCTTTATATTCTCATCCATAATGAACCAGATATCTGTTTGTGGGTTTATCATGTCCATAAATCACAATATTATGCTGATTTTTAGCTCAAGAAACCATAACTGGAACATCGTATTTAATAAGTCACTCCTCAGGACTTGAAGTATGCAACCATGCAGCACTGTATTCATCGTCCATTTTTCAAGGCAGATTTAAATGCTTATTTCAATTTCTGAAAGTAGTGTGAACAGAACCCCCTCCTTTTAAATCTGTTTTTTTATTATTTAGTTCTCATAGTTTAACGGGTAAAGATTTTTCAGGTTTATTACCTTGATAGTGTTTATGATATGGTGCGATGATTTTCTCGCTGTAATTGTTTAGTGAGTAATCAAAATATTCATTAAAAGAGTTTTGGGTAAAAACAGATGGAGTTTTAAATAATTCCAAATATGTCATTATCGTTGACAAGGAAATATATTCACACAATCCCATTGAGCCTCTTAAAACAGTTTTATCTGTATAGCCAAATGACTTATTAGATTTTAGTTTTGTGAATCATTGATAGTTTGTCACCTTATTAGAAAATCCAAGTATTTCCCTATCTGTGGCTGGCGTACCAATTGGATTGCCCCCTGATTACCTAACTTGGGATTCCATATTAGCTTCTTGAACTAGGATATTATTATTATTTTCGTTGTTAACATTTTTTATTGCTAGCAAGTTTGGTGTTGCTATTAAACTTGAAAGTAATATCGAACTAATTTTAAACATGATCTTCCTTCCTTTGATCTTGTGAATTTATAAAGTTATAATCTCAAGATAAGGGTTGGTGTCACAGCAAACAGATTCTTTTTCTACCGTTATAGTACATTTAAATTTGCTATTTGTCCACTGTAAATAAAAACATCATTAATTTTTTAATGATGTTTTTATTTTATTAATGAATATAGAGTTTTAGACATTTTTGGCCTTAGTCAATTTTTTTAAATTTTTAGTTTTGATTTTTTTAGTTTTTTCAATTTCTATAATCCTTTTCATTCATCTTTAAGAATAGTTTTTAACTTAACAGTATCTTCATCATAGTCTTCTAAAATTAATGAAGCACTACGGTTTTCGAAATATTTAATTTTTCCTAAAAATATTTTCATTGAGAAAGTAACTCCATAACTAACCATAATAGAGCTCACCCCTCACAGATAACCTCCCCCAAATCAAGTGGTAACCACAGTTGGAGCAAGAGCATTTTGCAGGTACATCAAGATTCCAAAAATTAAGCCGCTTCCCTATAAGACGTAATTATTTGAGGTGATCAATTAAATTACAAACAAAACGTCGAAGACAATATACTTCAAGTGGGTTTGAATATTTCACAGATACTATGCCAGTATGAAAAATTAAAAATAATTTGGAAGTTGAAATTTATAAAAATTAATTGGTAAAAATTTAGATTACTTAAAACAATCTTAAAAACCTTGCAATATTTTTTGTAAGGTTTTTAAAGATGCTAAATAATTTATGCCCAAAAAAACACCATCAAGAAATCTTGATGGTGTTTTGAAACTAATTTTTAAATTGAGGTTTTTATTTTATCCATTGGGCTTATTAGCATAAAATGCTAATATAAAAACTCAACGAATGGCATCAAAAGGATAAGAATTATCTCAAAATGTTCTAGTGATTCCACCTCAGTTAGTGACGGTTGGTCGAATTCTTTCAGCTCAATTAATTGAGTTGAAAGAGTCTGCCTCTAATACTCCAACCATTAAAGATGTTACTCGATAAAAGCGTAGCGATTCAGAAATCAAAGTAATTAATATTACTAAATTTCTATTTTGCGTTCCTGAAGAATTAGAACTTGAGCTAAAATTCAGTAGACTTTGGTACATATTTGAAACAGCTGCCCAATTAATATGCAAATTACCATTACCAATTAAGTGATTATAATTTCCGGAACGATAAAGTAATCCAGCGGTTCTGAACCCTTGAATATTTCTAAATTGTTGATCAACATCACCAAAATGAAAGTATTCGTTATTATTATTTATAATTCCTGCAACATATAAATCACCAAGAGTGACAACAACTCTTATTCCTGGGCCCTCTTCATATTGAATACCACTATGTCGTAAAGTTAATAGAAAGTAGCCATCTTGTCTTCCATCTAAACTAATCAAAGGTTCGCCAATATGTCCCAATTGAGCTATTCTTGTTGCAACCCCTCTGGCAGAAACCAGGTTGAGCCTAGTGATTGATAATCCCTCAATAAATGATTGGCCATTTACAAGATCAAGTACAACCTCAAATTCTGGAGGTTTGCCACCCTGTCTCACTAAATCAAAATTTTCTTTAGTTTCTTTAGATTGAGATAAATTTTCTTCTGGTTCTAAAATTGGTGCAGAATATAGTTCTGTGATATCGTTTTTATTTAATGTCTTTTTCATTTAAACCCCCATTTTCAAAATAAAATTTAATAATAAATTTTAGATTTTTTAGGAATTAATTAATAAAAGTTGTTTAAAATCTCAAGAAACTCAAGGGTATGTATCTGATAATCTTCCCTCGGCAAACATTTCTCAATGAAGCACTACTATTCGTGAATACGGAACCACTTCATATGTTAAATCAATTCCTGATTGATGATTGGCTCATCCATAATTCTTATAACTATGAAAAAAAGTCTTTTTTCCTGAATCCAGTACCGACGAAGGAATCTGAGTGTATTTTAATTCTTTAGATAGAAAATGATTTCCTAAAGAATAGTGTCTTACTGTAGAATCTTCAAATTCAATAGTTTTAATCTTTTCTTTGAAATCATCAATGTCATCGGCATAGTCCAGCAGTTTGAAAAGTGTCAACGAGCCACTTCTAGTGTAACGAGAACTGATACCACCAACGACTTTTTCATTCAACCCAACATTTATGATGGTGTTTCTTGGTGATGGTTTAGAACCTGAAGGTTCGCTATATGACTGATCCATTTTATTTTCACTATTATCGTTTGAAGGCGACGCTGAGAGCGGAGCCTCTATTATAGAACTTGTTTTTTTCAAAAATTCACTCCTCCATTTAATATCTATTGAAATAGTAATAATTAAATTATAAAAAGGAATTATTAAATGTATTTTTTAACTAATCTGATATGTTTTACAATTGTATAAAATTATGTACATTGTATAAACCTTACCTCCCTTAGTTATGTACAAAAATATTATAGCATCGATTTTAATAATATTTTTGATTTTAAAATAAACTCATAAAATCAATAAAAATTATAAATCAAAAAATAATTTAATGATTTTAAAATAATAGCAAACTTAATAATACAGATGAATTTGAATTTGAAGCGACAAAGCGAGATGCTCTAAGTTTTAACACGATTTTTCTCCTTTTATCTTGTAGATTTATAAATTCATAATCTCAAGATAAGGGCTGGTGTCAATGTTAACAATTCTTTTTCTACCGTTACAGTACAATTAAATTAACTATT
This Spiroplasma endosymbiont of Panorpa germanica DNA region includes the following protein-coding sequences:
- a CDS encoding putative cysteine peptidase, whose protein sequence is MTNYQWFTKLKSNKSFGYTDKTVLRGSMGLCEYISLSTIMTYLELFKTPSVFTQNSFNEYFDYSLNNYSEKIIAPYHKHYQGNKPEKSLPVKLWELNNKKTDLKGGGSVHTTFRNWNKHLNLPWKMDDEYSAAWLHTSSPEEWLIKYDVPVMVSWAKNQHNIVIYGHDKPTNRYLVHYGWEYKESRIINKADIWRLFSMGFWNAFYPTPNVVKGELKLLFKYKGQKYNWTQLENMGFNADDIEEM
- a CDS encoding ribosome-inactivating family protein, with the translated sequence MKKTLNKNDITELYSAPILEPEENLSQSKETKENFDLVRQGGKPPEFEVVLDLVNGQSFIEGLSITRLNLVSARGVATRIAQLGHIGEPLISLDGRQDGYFLLTLRHSGIQYEEGPGIRVVVTLGDLYVAGIINNNNEYFHFGDVDQQFRNIQGFRTAGLLYRSGNYNHLIGNGNLHINWAAVSNMYQSLLNFSSSSNSSGTQNRNLVILITLISESLRFYRVTSLMVGVLEADSFNSINWAERIRPTVTNWGGITRTFWDNSYPFDAIRWVFILAFYANKPNG